One region of Myxococcales bacterium genomic DNA includes:
- a CDS encoding sel1 repeat family protein has translation MRASTGVPGAAWVVHATPRSARYGRRMAKRSRHDGRGDGRGAPDGDALWRRGQALAARGGRGLRRAVALYRQGAALRDPSCIAALAFHLDAGRGVRRDPAAARRMWARGARLGDAGCALNVGLSYKHAGRYVQARRWFEVALGLGDASAPLELGKLRLFGLGARRDVARGVAWLETAAASELDAPAGREEAMLLLAYVHLDGVFVARSWQIGSRWLARAAARGSELAATWRRDLAA, from the coding sequence ATGCGCGCGTCCACCGGCGTCCCAGGGGCAGCCTGGGTCGTCCACGCCACGCCGCGGTCCGCACGATATGGTCGGCGCATGGCGAAGCGCAGCAGACATGACGGACGCGGTGACGGACGCGGCGCGCCCGACGGCGACGCGCTATGGCGGCGCGGGCAGGCGCTCGCGGCCCGCGGCGGACGAGGCCTCCGGCGGGCGGTGGCGCTCTATCGCCAGGGCGCGGCGCTACGCGACCCGTCGTGCATCGCGGCGCTCGCGTTTCACCTGGACGCCGGGCGTGGCGTCCGGCGCGATCCGGCGGCGGCCCGGCGGATGTGGGCCCGCGGCGCGCGGCTGGGCGATGCCGGCTGCGCCCTCAACGTCGGGCTCTCGTACAAGCACGCCGGGCGCTACGTCCAGGCGCGGAGGTGGTTCGAGGTGGCGCTCGGCCTGGGCGACGCCTCGGCGCCGCTGGAGCTCGGGAAGCTGCGGCTGTTCGGGCTCGGCGCGCGGCGCGACGTCGCACGGGGCGTCGCCTGGCTGGAGACCGCGGCGGCGTCGGAGCTCGACGCGCCGGCCGGCCGCGAGGAGGCGATGCTGCTGCTCGCGTACGTCCACCTCGACGGCGTCTTCGTCGCGCGGAGCTGGCAGATCGGGTCCCGGTGGCTCGCGCGCGCGGCGGCGCGCGGGAGCGAGCTCGCGGCCACGTGGCGACGCGACCTCGCGGCCTGA
- a CDS encoding DNRLRE domain-containing protein translates to MNLYATQSVSIQYPQAAGSVYRDNNTRAYNNPTGDCGGGSPCDITGWLHFDMTSIPDTATISAMTVNAYATTVSATPTVRVQYSSGNNWTRATVTQAALPRTTAQVGNPVAPTVNVYNAFPITISSRSWTADLVDNSLTFGLDNTNTAYTYAYFTGSDVGTNRPYLRITYCN, encoded by the coding sequence GTGAACCTGTACGCCACGCAGTCGGTCTCGATCCAGTACCCCCAGGCCGCCGGCTCGGTCTACCGCGACAACAACACCCGCGCGTACAACAACCCCACCGGCGACTGCGGCGGCGGCTCGCCGTGCGACATCACCGGCTGGCTCCACTTCGACATGACGAGCATCCCGGACACGGCCACGATCTCGGCGATGACCGTCAACGCGTACGCGACCACGGTCTCGGCCACGCCGACCGTGCGGGTCCAGTACTCGAGCGGGAACAACTGGACGCGCGCCACGGTCACCCAGGCGGCCCTGCCGCGCACGACCGCCCAGGTCGGCAACCCGGTCGCCCCGACGGTGAACGTGTACAACGCGTTCCCGATCACGATCAGCAGCCGGAGCTGGACCGCCGACCTCGTCGACAACTCGCTCACGTTCGGCCTCGACAACACCAACACCGCGTACACGTACGCGTACTTCACGGGCTCGGACGTGGGCACCAACCGGCCGTACCTGCGGATCACGTACTGCAACTGA
- a CDS encoding InlB B-repeat-containing protein, translating to MIATADASSTFSGWSGGGCTGTAPCVVTLTADTTVTATFVPIQRTLTVTTAGGGMGTVTSAPAGIDCGTDCTEAYADGTTVVLTASPGAGVTFLGWTGGGCTGTGTCSVTLTSDLTVQASFASNNSLVVTTAGTGTGTVTSSPAGINCGSDCSEAYAPGTVVALTATAASDSTFAGWSGACTGTGACSVTVNAATMVTATFTLNTYTLTVTRAGNGTGTVTSSPAGINCGSTCSRSYTSGTAVALSATAATGSSFAGWSGACTGTGACLVTMTQARSVTATFTLVPYTLTVTKAGTGTGTVTSSPSGISCGGTCAASFNYGTSVTLTATPRPATPSRAGRAGAPARAPA from the coding sequence GTGATCGCCACGGCCGACGCGAGCTCGACGTTCTCGGGCTGGTCGGGCGGCGGCTGCACCGGCACCGCGCCGTGCGTCGTGACGCTGACGGCGGACACGACCGTCACCGCCACGTTCGTGCCGATCCAGCGGACGCTGACCGTGACGACCGCGGGCGGGGGCATGGGCACCGTCACCTCGGCCCCGGCCGGCATCGACTGCGGCACCGACTGCACCGAGGCCTACGCCGACGGCACGACCGTGGTGCTGACCGCGTCGCCGGGCGCCGGGGTCACGTTCCTGGGCTGGACCGGCGGCGGGTGCACCGGGACCGGCACCTGCTCGGTGACCCTGACGTCCGACCTGACCGTGCAGGCGTCGTTCGCCTCCAACAACTCCCTCGTCGTCACCACCGCGGGCACCGGCACCGGCACGGTGACCTCGTCGCCGGCCGGCATCAACTGCGGCAGCGACTGCAGCGAGGCGTACGCCCCGGGCACCGTCGTCGCCCTGACGGCGACGGCCGCGTCCGACTCGACCTTCGCCGGCTGGAGCGGCGCGTGCACCGGGACCGGGGCCTGCAGCGTCACGGTCAACGCCGCCACGATGGTCACCGCGACCTTCACGCTCAACACGTACACGCTGACGGTCACGAGGGCCGGCAACGGGACCGGGACCGTGACGTCGAGCCCGGCCGGCATCAACTGCGGCTCCACCTGCAGCCGCTCGTACACCTCGGGCACCGCCGTCGCGCTGAGCGCCACCGCGGCCACCGGGTCGTCCTTCGCCGGCTGGAGCGGCGCCTGCACCGGCACCGGCGCGTGCCTCGTGACGATGACCCAGGCGCGCAGCGTGACGGCGACGTTCACGCTCGTCCCCTACACGCTGACGGTCACCAAGGCCGGCACCGGGACCGGGACCGTGACGTCGAGCCCGTCGGGCATCAGCTGCGGCGGGACCTGCGCCGCGTCGTTCAACTACGGCACCTCGGTCACGCTGACCGCGACCCCACGACCGGCCACACCTTCACGGGCTGGTCGGGCGGGTGCACCGGCACGGGCACCTGCGTGA
- a CDS encoding GreA/GreB family elongation factor, giving the protein MSKAFTKESEDLPEPPVRRRGVPVPEFNLVTPDGLAAARAELEELTRRGGDPDRLRALTDHLATAQAVEPGDLDEVGLGATVTVEDDDGQRRQYRIVGAIEADPKRGWLGAESPLAQALWGARIGDQVALPRGDVEVVAISYARPPRA; this is encoded by the coding sequence GTGAGCAAGGCCTTCACCAAGGAGTCCGAGGACCTCCCCGAGCCGCCGGTGCGGCGCCGCGGGGTGCCGGTGCCGGAGTTCAACCTGGTCACCCCCGACGGGCTCGCCGCGGCGCGCGCCGAGCTCGAGGAGCTGACCCGGCGGGGCGGCGACCCCGATCGGCTCCGCGCGCTGACCGATCACCTCGCGACGGCGCAGGCGGTGGAGCCCGGGGACCTCGACGAGGTCGGGCTCGGCGCGACGGTCACCGTCGAGGACGACGACGGCCAGCGCCGGCAGTACCGGATCGTCGGCGCGATCGAGGCCGATCCGAAGCGCGGCTGGCTCGGCGCGGAGTCACCGCTCGCGCAGGCGCTGTGGGGCGCGCGGATCGGCGATCAGGTCGCGCTGCCGCGCGGGGACGTCGAGGTCGTCGCGATCAGCTACGCGCGTCCGCCGCGGGCGTGA